The following coding sequences are from one Paenibacillus sp. FSL R5-0912 window:
- a CDS encoding response regulator, whose protein sequence is MRILIVDDEPRHLRGMVNLIGRLRPEDQVVVAKDGLSAMELVKAHGPEAILTDIRMPGMDGLEFLERLKVDGIKTRVVMVSAYNLFEYAQKAVRHGAFDYLLKPVEIEKIVDVLSRIDLQLTAEQQQYREEEELQHRLKLASSAYLSRLILSWLNGSAAPEELEELNRYEWLRESGVAVYSELQHRQDSGEQQDSREQQDSSSFARSLEQAWSEWGEAITVPLSGMMEDGVQAAVTLITLEELTKCKREEARYIAQSLEAEWAHAGQLVHGIGPQSHSLLTEAPRSYLAARTANSYNFYDFRQGLLFADELIVTPGTGTTDWGRLYDALKMDDAALVQEVCAETVYQLADAGQASPMLLKEQASLMLLQIRSDHQDILDKKTGQMLTDTATMLIRSCRSYQELMTKLNHALREAHLALSLSRQDQGEVVIAECLGWIQGHTKENLTLERAAEHFHFNPSYFSTLIKSRTGKTFSEHVTAVRMKRAKELLAAERFRVYEISLECGFQDTKYFCRVFKKYHGMSPKAYKHVLSQRKREA, encoded by the coding sequence GTGAGAATATTGATCGTGGATGATGAGCCCAGACATCTCAGAGGGATGGTCAATCTGATTGGGCGGCTGCGGCCGGAGGACCAGGTGGTGGTGGCGAAGGATGGCTTGTCGGCCATGGAATTGGTGAAAGCCCATGGCCCGGAAGCCATATTGACGGATATCCGCATGCCTGGCATGGATGGACTTGAATTTCTGGAACGACTTAAGGTAGATGGCATTAAAACCAGGGTTGTAATGGTATCCGCTTACAATCTGTTCGAGTATGCGCAGAAGGCGGTTCGTCACGGCGCTTTTGATTACCTGCTGAAGCCGGTGGAGATTGAGAAAATTGTGGATGTCTTAAGCCGGATTGACCTTCAGCTGACAGCGGAACAGCAGCAGTACCGCGAAGAAGAAGAGCTGCAGCACCGCCTGAAGCTGGCTTCTTCCGCCTACCTGAGCCGGTTGATACTGTCCTGGCTGAACGGTAGTGCGGCCCCGGAGGAGCTGGAGGAGCTGAATCGATATGAATGGCTGCGGGAGAGCGGTGTGGCTGTGTATTCGGAGCTGCAGCACCGCCAGGACAGCGGAGAGCAGCAGGACAGCAGAGAGCAGCAGGACAGCAGCTCCTTCGCCCGCTCTCTGGAGCAGGCCTGGTCTGAGTGGGGGGAGGCTATAACCGTTCCCTTAAGCGGGATGATGGAGGACGGCGTTCAGGCGGCCGTGACCTTGATTACGCTGGAAGAACTTACCAAATGCAAGCGGGAGGAGGCCCGCTACATCGCACAGTCTTTGGAGGCGGAGTGGGCGCATGCGGGACAGCTTGTCCACGGGATTGGGCCGCAAAGCCATTCCCTGCTTACCGAAGCGCCGCGGTCGTATCTTGCAGCCAGGACGGCCAACAGCTACAATTTCTACGATTTCCGGCAGGGGCTGCTCTTTGCGGATGAGCTGATCGTAACCCCCGGGACTGGGACTACCGATTGGGGCAGGCTGTACGATGCTTTGAAAATGGACGATGCAGCCCTTGTTCAGGAAGTCTGCGCTGAGACCGTCTATCAGCTCGCGGACGCCGGACAGGCCAGTCCCATGCTGCTGAAGGAGCAAGCCTCGCTAATGCTGCTGCAGATCCGGAGTGACCATCAGGATATACTGGACAAAAAGACGGGGCAGATGCTGACCGATACGGCCACGATGCTGATCCGTTCATGCCGTTCATATCAGGAATTAATGACCAAACTTAACCATGCTCTCCGGGAAGCGCATCTAGCCCTGTCCTTATCCAGACAGGATCAAGGGGAGGTGGTCATCGCGGAATGCCTCGGCTGGATACAGGGGCATACGAAAGAGAACCTTACACTGGAAAGGGCAGCGGAGCATTTTCACTTTAACCCCTCCTATTTCAGTACGCTGATCAAGAGCAGGACGGGAAAGACCTTCTCCGAGCATGTGACGGCGGTCCGTATGAAGCGGGCCAAAGAGCTGCTTGCAGCGGAGCGGTTCAGAGTATATGAAATTTCCTTGGAATGCGGATTTCAGGATACGAAATATTTTTGCCGTGTATTCAAGAAGTATCATGGCATGTCGCCAAAAGCGTATAAGCACGTACTTTCGCAAAGGAAACGGGAGGCATGA
- the yunB gene encoding sporulation protein YunB codes for MGRIRKWGNRRAGASLFSRLRLPRFSWSGLPRPAGRSPAFKAKPSKAVFRPPGSGARFAAKPSRSGAGASSRGGVFVAKPSRSGIRPDRKEAGYETASPGAGAGAPGYRVWRKASRSGGFSLFRGRERKKQEAVAGKGRKPRRRGRFWIILSLLLILAVLQGLRYVEQHMKPPILHLAQIRVKQIATESINKAITSQVADGGNAEALIDWKTDKNGKISGFMLNYKEHMRITSQAAEVIQSTLQELHNQTEHIPLGQALGSPLIASFGPDIPIKIEPQGAVKVELNTRQQNAGINMILVEVFIHIVTEVAVVIPFDMEPQIVDTEIPVSYLMVVGDVPMYYYDNQGQPVGENGSSAPGIAIPAPSLNTEKSGTGTDGTAVEGSGGAGNTNSGENNTPAGSGNSAPSTNAGNAGANAGGE; via the coding sequence ATGGGCAGAATCAGAAAATGGGGGAACCGGCGGGCAGGCGCATCACTCTTCAGCCGTCTGCGGCTGCCGAGGTTCAGCTGGAGCGGGTTGCCGAGACCAGCCGGACGCAGCCCGGCGTTCAAGGCCAAACCGTCGAAGGCAGTCTTCCGGCCGCCGGGTTCGGGAGCAAGATTCGCGGCGAAGCCGTCCAGGTCCGGGGCAGGGGCATCAAGCCGGGGCGGTGTATTCGTGGCGAAGCCTTCGAGGTCGGGAATCCGGCCGGACAGGAAGGAAGCGGGTTATGAGACGGCTTCGCCCGGTGCAGGAGCAGGCGCTCCGGGCTACCGTGTCTGGCGTAAAGCCAGCCGGAGCGGGGGATTCAGCCTGTTCCGCGGCCGGGAGCGGAAGAAGCAGGAGGCCGTGGCCGGGAAAGGCCGGAAGCCGCGCCGCCGGGGCAGATTCTGGATCATCCTGAGCCTGCTGCTGATTCTGGCTGTGCTTCAGGGGCTGCGTTATGTGGAGCAGCATATGAAGCCGCCGATCCTCCATCTGGCGCAGATCCGGGTGAAGCAAATCGCTACGGAATCCATTAACAAGGCGATTACTTCCCAGGTTGCGGACGGGGGGAACGCGGAGGCGCTGATTGACTGGAAGACAGATAAGAACGGCAAAATATCCGGGTTCATGCTCAACTATAAGGAGCATATGCGGATTACTTCACAGGCGGCCGAGGTCATTCAGTCCACGTTGCAGGAGCTGCATAACCAGACGGAGCATATTCCGCTGGGCCAGGCGCTGGGCAGTCCGCTGATTGCTTCATTTGGGCCGGATATTCCGATCAAAATCGAACCGCAGGGCGCGGTAAAGGTGGAGCTGAACACGCGGCAGCAAAATGCCGGCATCAACATGATTCTCGTTGAAGTCTTTATTCATATTGTGACCGAGGTTGCGGTCGTCATTCCGTTTGATATGGAGCCGCAGATCGTGGATACAGAAATTCCTGTCTCCTACCTGATGGTTGTCGGCGATGTCCCGATGTACTATTACGACAATCAGGGCCAGCCTGTCGGCGAGAACGGCAGCAGCGCGCCGGGAATCGCTATTCCCGCACCTTCACTGAACACAGAGAAGAGCGGCACTGGCACGGACGGTACAGCTGTTGAGGGAAGCGGGGGGGCGGGGAATACGAACAGCGGAGAGAATAACACACCGGCCGGGAGCGGCAACTCTGCGCCCAGCACAAATGCGGGGAATGCCGGGGCCAATGCGGGAGGAGAGTAA
- a CDS encoding TVP38/TMEM64 family protein, translating to MTETINAWIDWLLQSLGLSGPSILFATVPLAVLQSLFGFFPLAILIVLHVSVFNVIGGMIVSWLACNIGAVLVYFLFRRYLFEWFDRKWGYKLKRYDKWQMYLDRYGIWTLVLLRTIPIVPSNIINLMSAVSPIKPAAFIWGTVLGNLSYIWLFGTISSSLIVPREEWNGFLTWYAVFMVILIAIFVRRHWGHLQEDKRKRMGH from the coding sequence GTGACTGAGACCATTAATGCCTGGATCGATTGGCTGCTGCAGAGTCTTGGACTGAGCGGCCCTTCCATTCTATTCGCTACCGTTCCACTGGCGGTACTGCAAAGTTTGTTCGGATTTTTCCCACTCGCGATCCTGATTGTGCTTCATGTCTCTGTATTTAATGTTATTGGCGGGATGATTGTCAGCTGGCTGGCCTGTAATATTGGTGCGGTGCTCGTCTACTTCCTGTTCCGGCGTTATCTCTTTGAGTGGTTTGACCGGAAATGGGGATATAAGCTGAAGCGTTATGACAAATGGCAGATGTACCTGGACCGCTATGGCATCTGGACCCTGGTGCTGCTGCGCACGATTCCGATTGTGCCGAGCAATATAATCAATCTGATGTCGGCTGTTTCTCCGATTAAGCCTGCTGCATTTATCTGGGGGACGGTGCTTGGAAACCTGTCTTATATCTGGCTGTTTGGAACGATCAGCTCCTCGCTGATTGTCCCCCGGGAGGAATGGAACGGATTCCTTACGTGGTATGCGGTGTTTATGGTGATTCTGATCGCTATTTTTGTCCGCCGTCATTGGGGGCATCTGCAGGAGGATAAGCGCAAGCGGATGGGGCATTAG
- a CDS encoding glycine betaine ABC transporter substrate-binding protein, producing the protein MSKFKSMKLSQLGLIMLLMMVVVISGCSSKDNSSVKLAYVAWDSEIASTNVVKEVLESKLGVTVEMLQVDAGPMWAGIADGSADAMVAAWLPGTHASYLEKYGNDIVDAGVNLDGTKTGLAVPAYMDINSIEDLNNAEVAASLDNMIIGIEPGAGIMTATEAAIEAYGLSDYTLLESSSAAMAQELQKAFDNNEPIVVTGWTPHWMFANMDLKYLDDPKKVYGGAEQIHTMVRKSLKDDMPDVYLFLSQFKWTADDMAQVMVKIQGGQSPEEAAKDWVDNNEAKVNEWITGVNL; encoded by the coding sequence ATGAGTAAATTTAAATCGATGAAACTGAGCCAGCTCGGCTTGATTATGCTATTGATGATGGTTGTTGTTATTTCCGGATGCTCGTCCAAGGATAATTCTTCGGTGAAGCTGGCTTATGTAGCCTGGGATTCGGAAATTGCCAGCACAAACGTGGTTAAGGAAGTACTGGAATCGAAGCTTGGCGTTACGGTAGAAATGCTCCAGGTCGATGCCGGTCCAATGTGGGCAGGGATTGCTGATGGAAGTGCGGATGCGATGGTAGCCGCCTGGCTGCCGGGTACCCATGCTTCCTATCTGGAGAAATACGGCAATGATATCGTAGATGCCGGTGTGAATCTGGATGGAACGAAGACTGGACTTGCCGTTCCTGCATATATGGATATCAATTCCATTGAAGATCTGAACAATGCAGAAGTTGCAGCTTCGCTGGATAACATGATTATCGGAATCGAACCGGGGGCCGGAATTATGACGGCTACCGAAGCCGCAATTGAAGCGTACGGATTAAGCGATTATACGCTGCTTGAGAGCTCTTCGGCGGCGATGGCACAGGAGCTGCAGAAGGCTTTTGACAACAATGAACCGATTGTAGTTACCGGCTGGACTCCGCACTGGATGTTCGCGAATATGGATCTGAAATATCTGGATGACCCCAAGAAAGTATACGGCGGTGCTGAACAGATCCATACTATGGTACGGAAAAGTCTGAAGGATGATATGCCTGATGTTTATCTGTTCTTAAGTCAATTCAAGTGGACCGCAGACGATATGGCTCAGGTTATGGTCAAGATTCAAGGCGGACAATCGCCGGAGGAAGCGGCCAAAGATTGGGTCGATAACAATGAAGCCAAGGTGAATGAGTGGATTACCGGAGTGAATTTGTAG
- a CDS encoding ABC transporter permease, whose protein sequence is MNLPKIPLGKGVEWLEDWLTTYFGPFFDLIHAVIGGMVSGIDAALTFLPAIVLTILIAALAYWIGKWRMALFAVIGLLLIDNLGLWDPSMQSLALVLTASLLAVIIGVPLGVLCAQSKTFQNIATPILDFMQTMPAFVYLLPAVSFFSLGVVPGVIASIIFAIPPTIRLTNLGIRQVSPELVEAADAFGSTAGQKLFKLQLPIALPTIMAGINQTIMLSLSMVVISSMIGAQGVGAYVYRAVSQAKTGAGFEAGIAIVIIAILLDRLTQKLFKPKQQG, encoded by the coding sequence ATGAATTTACCCAAAATACCGCTCGGAAAGGGCGTAGAATGGCTCGAAGACTGGCTGACGACTTATTTCGGCCCCTTCTTCGATCTCATTCATGCTGTGATCGGCGGAATGGTAAGCGGCATTGATGCGGCGCTAACATTCCTGCCCGCGATTGTGCTGACCATACTTATCGCCGCTTTGGCTTATTGGATCGGCAAATGGCGGATGGCATTGTTCGCAGTGATCGGGCTGCTGCTGATTGATAATCTCGGATTATGGGACCCCTCAATGCAGTCGCTGGCCCTTGTGCTGACGGCTTCCTTGCTGGCTGTAATTATCGGGGTTCCGCTGGGTGTGCTCTGTGCACAGAGCAAGACCTTCCAGAACATTGCTACGCCTATACTTGACTTTATGCAGACGATGCCGGCGTTCGTATATCTGCTGCCTGCGGTATCGTTCTTCTCTCTGGGTGTAGTGCCCGGGGTGATTGCTTCTATTATATTTGCTATCCCGCCAACCATCCGTCTAACGAACCTGGGTATCCGGCAGGTATCGCCGGAGCTTGTGGAGGCTGCGGATGCGTTCGGATCGACAGCAGGACAGAAGCTGTTCAAGCTGCAGCTGCCGATTGCCCTGCCTACGATTATGGCCGGCATTAACCAGACCATTATGCTATCGCTGTCGATGGTTGTAATCTCGTCTATGATCGGCGCCCAGGGTGTCGGAGCCTATGTGTACCGTGCGGTATCACAGGCCAAGACAGGGGCTGGCTTTGAAGCGGGAATTGCCATTGTTATTATTGCGATATTGCTGGACCGTCTGACCCAGAAGCTGTTCAAGCCCAAACAACAAGGATAG
- a CDS encoding quaternary amine ABC transporter ATP-binding protein, giving the protein MAIIEVKQLTKVFGHDAVRALPLLEQGWSKEKIAREAKLTVGVNKAEFSIEEGEIFVIMGLSGSGKSTLVRLLNRLIEPTGGQVLFKGKDVVQMNPEQLREFRRKNIGMVFQKFALFPHRSVLANAEYGLEVQGVEKSKRTRLAMEALELVGLKGWEHHRPDQLSGGMQQRVGLARGLANDPDILLMDEAFSALDPLIRKDMQQELLELQARVKKTIVFITHDLDEALRIGDRIALMKDGVIVQIGSPEEILIQPANKYVERFVEDVDLSKVLTAAHVMRQPEMIRPERGPRVALQLMRDSGVSSLYVADNEMKLQGVITAENAAQALKENRSILEVMQREIPRVRPDTLLNDLFEMMSETHLPVAVVDEGDKLKGIVIKGAVLSALAGNAVPEGGLGL; this is encoded by the coding sequence ATGGCAATTATAGAGGTGAAACAGCTTACCAAAGTATTCGGTCATGATGCGGTACGGGCACTTCCATTATTAGAACAAGGCTGGTCCAAAGAGAAGATTGCCCGGGAAGCCAAGCTGACGGTTGGCGTGAACAAAGCCGAATTCAGCATTGAAGAAGGAGAAATATTTGTCATTATGGGATTGTCGGGCAGCGGTAAGTCCACGCTCGTCCGGTTATTGAACCGGCTGATTGAGCCCACTGGGGGCCAAGTATTGTTCAAGGGCAAGGACGTTGTCCAGATGAATCCGGAGCAGCTAAGAGAGTTCCGGCGCAAGAATATCGGCATGGTCTTTCAAAAGTTCGCGTTGTTCCCGCACCGCAGTGTGCTGGCCAATGCGGAATACGGACTCGAAGTGCAAGGTGTGGAGAAAAGCAAGCGAACCCGTCTTGCCATGGAAGCACTTGAGCTGGTCGGCCTTAAGGGCTGGGAGCATCACCGCCCGGATCAACTGAGCGGCGGCATGCAGCAGCGTGTCGGTCTGGCCAGAGGGCTTGCCAATGATCCGGATATTCTGCTGATGGATGAGGCCTTCAGTGCACTTGATCCGCTGATCCGCAAGGATATGCAGCAGGAGCTGCTGGAGCTGCAGGCCCGGGTGAAGAAGACCATTGTATTCATCACGCATGATCTCGATGAGGCGCTGCGGATCGGTGACCGGATTGCACTGATGAAGGACGGCGTCATTGTCCAGATCGGTTCGCCGGAAGAAATCCTCATTCAGCCTGCAAATAAATATGTAGAACGATTCGTTGAGGACGTCGACTTGTCTAAGGTGCTGACCGCCGCTCATGTCATGCGCCAGCCGGAGATGATCCGTCCGGAACGCGGCCCCCGGGTAGCCCTGCAGCTTATGCGGGACAGCGGAGTATCCAGCCTGTATGTGGCAGATAATGAAATGAAGCTCCAAGGTGTAATTACAGCGGAGAATGCGGCACAGGCACTGAAAGAGAACCGCAGCATTCTGGAAGTCATGCAGCGGGAGATTCCCCGTGTACGGCCGGATACCCTGCTGAATGACCTGTTCGAGATGATGTCGGAGACGCATCTGCCGGTTGCGGTAGTAGACGAGGGTGACAAGCTGAAGGGCATTGTCATCAAGGGAGCCGTGCTGTCCGCACTTGCCGGTAATGCGGTTCCGGAAGGAGGACTTGGTTTATGA
- a CDS encoding GbsR/MarR family transcriptional regulator, whose product MNDLEGLLPEQIERISKVRERVIDSIGKNMDLYGITLSIGHLYGYMYFNQGPVTLDELSSTMGMSKTSMSTGVRTLLDLKMIDKVWGKGTRKDLFEVVPDWHQNFSDYFSIKWRKAVEGNMTALNKSLSEIQQMKQEYADEPDILRLLLTDEAKIEEAIKYYRWLLKLIEALETGKIFELIPKE is encoded by the coding sequence ATGAACGATTTAGAGGGGCTTCTGCCCGAACAAATAGAGCGAATCAGCAAAGTCCGAGAGCGGGTCATCGATTCCATCGGTAAAAATATGGATTTGTACGGGATTACCCTGTCCATTGGACATTTATACGGCTACATGTATTTCAATCAGGGTCCGGTTACACTGGACGAACTGAGCAGCACTATGGGGATGAGCAAGACTTCGATGAGTACCGGCGTGCGCACGCTGCTGGATCTGAAGATGATCGATAAAGTCTGGGGAAAAGGCACCCGCAAGGATCTGTTCGAGGTGGTCCCGGACTGGCATCAGAACTTCAGCGACTACTTCTCCATTAAATGGAGAAAAGCAGTCGAGGGTAATATGACTGCACTTAACAAATCATTGTCCGAGATCCAGCAGATGAAGCAAGAATATGCGGACGAGCCGGACATCCTGCGCCTGCTTTTGACCGATGAGGCCAAAATTGAGGAAGCGATCAAATATTACCGCTGGCTGCTGAAGCTGATCGAAGCGCTGGAGACCGGCAAGATTTTTGAATTAATCCCTAAAGAATAA